A single Metarhizium brunneum chromosome 5, complete sequence DNA region contains:
- the yghU gene encoding Disulfide-bond oxidoreductase YghU, giving the protein MAAKTDIVLYTASTPNGIKASIALEELGLQYKVSQPSPRDKSADKEDSGSQRQVHAIKMMENEQKEPWFLDINPNGRIPALTDTLDGNKIRVFESGAILEYLVDRYDKDHKISYPRGTAEHWEVTSWLMWQMGGLGPMQGQSNHFKRYAPEKIEYGINRYGNETRRLYRTMEDHLAKSPHGFLVGDRVTVADISCWGWVASHTWAGVSLDEFPHLDKWLKTLLRRPGFERGRHVPNPHTAFDNDGLTEEELDTKAEGARNWVQGGMKADAQK; this is encoded by the exons ATGGCCGCCAAAACCGACATTGTGCTCTACACAGCTTCGACGCCCAATGGCATCAAGGCATCGATTGCGCTCGAGGAGCTCGGGCTCCAGTACAAAGTAAGCCAACCGTCTCCGCGAGACAAAAGCGCAGACAAGGAGGACAGCGGCTCACAGCGGCAGGTGCACGCGATTAAAATGATGGAAAACGAGCAAAAGGAGCCGTGGTTCCTCGACATCAACCCCAACGGGCGCATCCCCGCCCTGACGGACACGCTGGACGGCAACAAGATCCGCGTGTTTGAGAGCGGCGCCATCCTCGAGTATCTCGTGGACCGGTACGACAAGGACCACAAGATTTCGTATCCCCGGGGCACAGCAGAGCACTGGGAGGTGACAAGCTGG CTCATGTGGCAGATGGGCGGCCTGGGCCCGATGCAAGGCCAGTCCAACCACTTCAAGC GATACGCCCCCGAGAAGATCGAATACGGAATCAACCGCTACGGCAACGAGACGCGCCGCCTCTACCGCACCATGGAGGACCACCTCGCCAAGTCGCCGCACGGGTTCCTCGTCGGCGACCGCGTCACCGTCGCCGACATTTCATGCTGGGGATGGGTCGCTTCGCACA CCTGGGCGGGCGTCTCGCTCGACGAGTTCCCCCATCTCGACAAGTGGCTCAAGAcgctgctgcggcggcctGGCTTCGAAAGGGGCCGCCACGTGCCGAATCCGCATACCGCCTTTGACAACGACGGCCTGACGGAGGAGGAGCTCGACACAAAGGCCGAGGGGGCCAGGAACTGGGTGCAGGGCGGCATGAAGGCCGACGCGCAGAAATGA
- the psiD_2 gene encoding L-tryptophan decarboxylase, which translates to MVHQHGDHHDIPSEYRIHRPGAWLPADHRVHRQYLSNVTRHIDSHPKQPLTPALEEFRQLIEGNSRIYMYFVQMFDEIPRKHPYWRDPTGGKQIRDYEHMLQVLNHIVTRAPEWTEAAESVGVVGVPMCSLLDYQMGTPSGHAAFLDPDVNKALKKVLNEWGKYLQTPESAEVLGDHSLGWFGQTGMSDLVQVANMPYQSSMKFEDMFVCDPSAKHMGFKSWDDFFTRRVHDAARPVADPDDDSVIANACESSVFNVAHDVRLRDKFFAKGQPYSLVDMFAHDTLAHEFVGGTIYQAFLSALSYHRWHSPVSGTVRRAFVQDGTYFSEPLSEAEGDPRVEIDTRGISVAQGYLSALAARAMIVLEADNPKIGLLGFIGIGMDEVSTCDITVKEGQRLKKGDQLGMFHFGGSSHCLVFQRGVRVDGFPPVGRQENVPVRGKLAVVH; encoded by the exons ATGGTTCATCAGCACGGCGATCATCATGACATCCCCTCCGAGTATCGTATCCACAG GCCGGGGGCATGGCTCCCCGCCGACCACCGCGTCCATCGCCAATACCTCTCCAACGTCACCCGCCACATTGACTCGCACCCCAAGCAGCCGCTCACACCGGCCCTCGAGGAATTCAGGCAGCTCATCGAAGGCAACTCGCGCATATACATGTACTTTGTGCAAATGTTTGACGAAATCCCCCGCAAGCATCCCTACTGGCGGGACCCCACGGGCGGCAAGCAGATTCGCGATTACGAGCACATGCTGCAGGTGCTAAACCACATCGTGACGCGAGCGCCGGAGTGGACAGAGGCCGCGGAGAGCGTGGGCGTGGTAGGAGTGCCCATGTGCTCGCTGCTAGACTACCAAATGGGAACGCCTAG TGGGCACGCGGCGTTTCTAGATCCAGACGTGAACAAGGCGTTGAAGAAGGTGCTGAACGAGTGGGGGAAGTACTTGCAG ACGCCCGAGTCGGCAGAGGTCCTGGGGGACCATAGCCTAGGCTGGTTCGGACAGACGGGCATGAGTGATCTTGTCCAGGTCGCCAACATGCCGTACCAGTCGAGCATGAAGTTTGAGGACATGTTTGTCTGCGATCCCTCCGCAAAACACATGGGTTTCAAGTCCTGGGACG ACTTCTTCACGCGGCGAGTGCACGACGCGGCGCGCCCCGTCGCCGATCCCGACGACGACTCCGTCATTGCCAACGCGTGCGAGTCCTCGGTGTTCAACGTGGCGCACGACGTCCGGCTCCGCGACAAGTTCTTCGCCAAGGGCCAGCCGTACTCGCTCGTCGACATGTTTGCGCACGACACGCTCGCGCACGAGTTCGTCGGCGGCACCATCTACCAGGCGTTCCTGTCGGCGCTCTCCTACCACCGCTGGCACTCGCCCGTCTCGGGCACGGTGCGGCGCGCCTTCGTCCAGGACGGCACGTACTTTAGCGAGCCGCTCTcggaggccgagggcgaccCGCGAGTCGAGATTGACACGCGCGGCATCTCCGTGGCGCAGGGGTACCTGTCCGCGCTGGCGGCGAGGGCCATGATCGTGCTGGAGGCGGACAACCCCAAGATTGGCCTGCTGGgcttcatcggcatcggcatggaCGAGGTTAGCACGTGCGACATCACGGTCAAGGAGGGCCAGCGCTTGAAAAAGGGCGACCAGCTGGGCATGTTTCACTTTGGGGGGTCGAGCCACTGCTTGGTATTCCAAAGGGGCGTCAGGGTCGACGGGTTTCCGCCCGTGGGGAGGCAGGAGAATGTCCCCGTGAGGGGGAAGCTGGCCGTTGTTCATTAG